A DNA window from Hordeum vulgare subsp. vulgare chromosome 1H, MorexV3_pseudomolecules_assembly, whole genome shotgun sequence contains the following coding sequences:
- the LOC123407166 gene encoding uncharacterized protein LOC123407166, protein MFRRSGGGGGRGKTAAGSTSMGTELPVDGAVRVTKVDRIQAYNLVSRPSVHHAISPATSGPAESLAVSVVRVVDVVDEAVRVTKVDRIQAYNLVSRPSVYHAISPAASGPAESLAVSVVRVGDVVDEESDGVISVSIA, encoded by the coding sequence ATGTTCCGGCgcagcggcggtggcggcggcaggggcaAGACGGCGGCTGGGAGCACCAGCATGGGCACTGAGCTGCCCGTGGATGGAGCTGTGCGGGTGACGAAAGTGGACAGGATCCAGGCCTACAATCTCGTCTCCAGGCCGTCGGTGCACCACGCTATCTCGCCGGCGACGTCGGGGCCGGCGGAGAGCCTGGCCGTCAGTGTTGTCCGGGTGGTGGACGTCGTGGACGAAGCTGTGCGGGTGACCAAAGTGGACAGGATCCAGGCTTACAATCTCGTCTCCAGGCCGTCGGTGTACCACGCCATCTCGCCGGCGGCGTCGGGGCCGGCGGAGAGCCTGGCCGTCAGTGTTGTCCGGGTAGGGGACGTCGTCGACGAAGAATCCGACGGCGTCATCTCGGTGTCCATCGCATAG